CTGGAGCAACCGGGGCAACCGGGGACACTGGTGCCACAGGACCTACTGGAGCAACAGGGACAACCGGAGCAACCGGAGCGACTGGAGCCACAGGACCTACTGGAGCAACAGGGACAACAGGAGCAACCGGAGCAACGGGAGCGACTGGTGCCACCGGGGCAACAGGGACAACCGGAGCAACTGGAGCAACCGGAGCGACTGGAGCCACAGGACCTACTGGAACAACTGGAGCTACTGGCACAGTTTCTAGTGCATCTGGTTATGTTTATCACACTGGTGCACAAACGGTACTTGCAGGAGGAAACGTAACATTCAATTCAACCGGACCCTTAACTGGGGGGGTTGCATTTATAGCTCCTTCGACAATAACAGTAGCAAATGGAGGAGAGTATCGTGTTCTCTACGAAATTGAACCACAATTTGCAGTAGGAAACACTGAAGCAGCTTATGCCATTGTTTTAAATGGTGTAGTTCAACCTTCCACGATTTATGGTCAAGTTGGTATTCCTAACCAAAATTTCAATCTTGTGGGTTCTGCTATTCTAATAATCCCGAACGGTGCAACACTTAATTTACGAAATGTAGGAAGTACGAGTGATAATCTTCTAACAACCGCAGATGGAGTCACAATCATCAATGCATCCTTTAGTTTATTTAGACTGAGTTAAAATCAATATGTGTGCTTCGGGGGTATCTGATGTAGTAGTGACCATATTAAGGTGATGGCAGTCAAATGGACAATAATATTATTAAGCAAGAAAATTTCCTCCTATTTCAAAAACAATATAAGTTTTAGAAGGTAACCAAGTATTCTTCGAAGAAT
This genomic stretch from Neobacillus niacini harbors:
- a CDS encoding collagen-like protein, whose amino-acid sequence is MDNHERCSKCGHRNCKCKRNKCKDCRHYSCICKNKECSKCGQSNCQCKKHKCPVCRHRDCRCKVEQNVKVNVKIASSATGATGATGATGATGATGDTGAIGATGDTGATGATGDTGATGATGATGDTGATGATGATGEIGPTGATGATGDTGATGPTGATGTTGATGATGATGPTGATGTTGATGATGATGATGATGTTGATGATGATGATGPTGTTGATGTVSSASGYVYHTGAQTVLAGGNVTFNSTGPLTGGVAFIAPSTITVANGGEYRVLYEIEPQFAVGNTEAAYAIVLNGVVQPSTIYGQVGIPNQNFNLVGSAILIIPNGATLNLRNVGSTSDNLLTTADGVTIINASFSLFRLS